Part of the Novosphingobium sp. ZN18A2 genome, TTTTCCGGCACGATGGACAGCCGCGACGCGATCACCGTGGCGGGCCTGCCGGTGGCTGCGGCGTTCTTCCGCCGGCTCGATCCCGCGATGGAGATAGTGCTGCTGGTAGAGGACGGCACGCAGGTCGCCCCCGGGACCGACGTGATGCGCCTGTCGGGCAACGCCCGCGCGATGCTGACGGCGGAGCGGGCGGCGCTCAACACCGTGCAGCACTTGTCCGGCATCGCCACGCTGGTGCGCCGCTATGTCGATGCGATGGGCGAAACGCGCGCGAAGCTGCTCGATACGCGCAAGACCATCCCCGGCCTGCGCTTCCTTGAAAAATATGCGGTGCGCATGGGCGGCGGGCACAATCACCGCATGGGGCTGTGGGATGCGGCGATGATCAAGGACAACCACGTGGCGGTGGCAGGCGGCGTAACCCAGGCGGTGCGCCGCGCGCTGGACGCGGGGGTGAAGGCCGTGATCTGCGAGGTCGACCGGATCGACCAGATCGCCCCCGCGCTGGATGCCGGGGCAACGCGGCTGCTGTTCGACAACATGGAACCCGATATGCTGCGCAAGGCGGTCGCGCTGGTCGCCGGGCGGGTGCCGACCGAAGCGAGCGGGGGCATCAACCTCGATACCATCGCCGCCAAGGCCGCGACCGGCGTCGATTACGTGTCGGTCGGCCGCCTTACGCAAAGCGCGCCCGCGGCCGATATCGGGCTGGATTTCACCCCGCTTTGACCGCCGCGCGCAGATTTCCGGCCACTCTGGGCCTCGCTTCCGCGCTGGCCCTGCTTCCCGCACCGGCGGTGGCGCAGGCCTGGCAATGCCGCGTGCCGCCTTCGGTCAACGTACCGCGCCTGCCGCGCGCGGACGGACCGCGCATTTCCACGCCCGTCACCGGCTATGTCCTTGCGCTGAGCTGGAGCCCGGAATTCTGCCACGGGCGCGGCAACGGTAGCGATTCGCGCCTGCAATGTTCTGGCCGGATCGGCCGCTTCGGCTTTATCCTGCACGGATTGTGGCCCGAAGGACGCGGACGCGATCCGCAGTGGTGCGCAGCCGCGCAAGGGCTGACCGAACGGACCGTGCGTGAAAACCTGTGCGTTACGCCGTCACCGCGTCTGATGGCGCACGAATGGGCGAAGCACGGCGCCTGCATGGCGCGCACGCCCGCCGGATACCTGAAGGCGGGGCGCGTGCTGTTCCATTCGATGCACTTCCCCGACATGGCGCGGCTTTCGCGCAAGGATGGCCTCAGCGCGGGGATGGTCCGCGCGGCGCTGGTGAAAGAGACGCCCTTCCTTTCGACAGACATGATTCGCCTGCAGGTGAACGCGCGCGGATGGCTTGAGGAAGTGCAGGTCTGTTATGGCCGGGACTTCATGCCCGCGCGCTGCCCCGGCGGCACCGGCCCGCGCGATTCGCAGCCGGTGAAGATCTGGCGCAGCTTCAGCTAGGCGGCGCTTTCCCCCAACCCACACGCAAAAAGGCCGCACCCCGGCGGGATGCAGCCTTGCGCGAATCGTGCTTCGGAAGGCGTGAGCCTCCCGCAGCCGAATCAGGCGGCGTTGGCCTTCACCAGTTCGCGCTTCACTTTCAGTGCGCGCGGGGACAGCTTGGTGTCCGAGGTCTTCAGCAGCCAGTTGTCGAGGCCGCCGTTGTGCTCGACCGAGCGCAGGCCCTGCGTCGAAACGCGGAACTTGAAGCTGCGGTCCAGCTTTTCGCTCATCAGCGTGACGTTCTGCAGGTTGGGCAGGAAGACGCGCTTGGTCTTGTTGTTGGCGTGGCTCACGTTGTGGCCGATCTGGCGACCCTTGCCGGTCAGTTCGCAGATGCGCGACATGGCTTCAAACTCTCGTAACTGGTGCGATAAAACTATCGGGAAGGCGCGGCCTTTAGCCATTTGAGCGCCCAAGTCAAGGATTCGCGCGTTGCCCTGCGGCATTTGCGGGTATAGCCGGGACGCGATGAGCAGGTGGCCGCTTCCCGAACCGATGGCAATGGCGCTGGAACAGGCGCGCGAAGGCGCGGCACACGGCGAAGTGCCGATCGGCGCGGTGGTGGTGAAGGACGGCAAGGTGATCGCCGCCGCCCACAATGCGCCGCGCGAAACGCACGATCCCACCGCCCATGCCGAAGTGCTGGCGATTCGCGCGGCCGCGCAGGCACTGGGGGACGAGCGGCTGACCGGCTGCGACCTGTGGGTGACGCTGGAACCCTGCGCCATGTGCGCGGGGGCCATCGTCCACGCGCGCATATCCCGGCTCTATTACGCGGCGCCGGACGAGAAAGGCGGCGCGGTGGAACACGGATCGCGCGTGTTCGAACACCCCGGATGCCTGCACCGGCCCGAAGTCTATTCGGGCATGGGCGAGGCCGAAGCGGCGGACCTGTTGCGCACGTTTTTCAGGGAGCGGAGATAACCGGTATTGCGACGGACGAGCCGCTATCCGGCCACGAACTTCATCGCCAGCCCGTTCATGCAATAGCGTTTGTGCGTGGGCGGCGGGCCGTCGTCGAACACGTGGCCCAGATGGCCGCCGCATTTCATGCAATGCACTTCGGTGCGCGGATAGCCGAGCGAGAAATCGCGCGATGTGCCCACCGCGCCGCGGATCGGCGCCCAGAAGCTGGGCCAGCCGGTGCCGCTGTCATACTTGGTGCTCGACTTGTAGAGCGGATTGCCGTCCGCCGCGCAGACGAACGTGCCCTTGCGGTGTTCGTTGAGCAGCGGCGAGGTAAAGGGCTGCTCCGTCCCGGCCTCGCGCAGGATATGGTATTGCGCCGGCGTCAGCAGCTTGCGCCATTCCGCCTTGGTATGGTTGACCGGGAACTTGCCGCGCGCCTCCGCGCGCGAACCGCAGCCGGTGGCAAGCGCCATCGCGGATCCGGCGCCCAGAAGGCCCAGTATCCGGCGGCGCGTGGCGAGTGGCTGGTTGTTCATCGAACGTGCTCCTTCGCCCCCGCCGTCATTCGACCAGAGGGGGCGCAAGGTTGCAAGCCCGCATCAAGCGCCACGGCGCGACGGGCCGAAATGCGCGTCAGAACTTTTCCAGCGTGACTTCCAGCTTGCGGAAGCCGTGGACGAAGTTCGCGCGCACGCGCTTCGATTCGCCCGTCACACGCACGCGCATCCGGCGCTTGTGCATCTCTTCCAGCAGCACGCGAAGTTGCAGTTCGGCAAGCCGCGCGCCCACGCAGCGGTGGATGCCATAGCCGAACGAAAGGTGCCGCCGCGCGTTTTCCCGCGTGACGATCAGCTTGTCCGCGTTTTCGAACACCGTCTCGTCGCGGTTGGCCGAAATGTACCACAGGATCAGCTTGTCGCCCTTTTTGATCTGCTGCCCGAACAGCTCCGTATCCTCGGTCGCGGTGCGGCGCATATGGGCAAGCGGGGTGACATAGCGGATGCATTCCTGCACCGCGTTGGGGATCAGCGACGGATCTCTTTCCAGCAGTTCGCGCTGGTCCGGAAACTGGTCGAGCGCCTGGA contains:
- the nadC gene encoding carboxylating nicotinate-nucleotide diphosphorylase translates to MTAFSIPGFDLDAFVTATLAEDLGEGLPGGGHDVTSESVIPADARFSGTMDSRDAITVAGLPVAAAFFRRLDPAMEIVLLVEDGTQVAPGTDVMRLSGNARAMLTAERAALNTVQHLSGIATLVRRYVDAMGETRAKLLDTRKTIPGLRFLEKYAVRMGGGHNHRMGLWDAAMIKDNHVAVAGGVTQAVRRALDAGVKAVICEVDRIDQIAPALDAGATRLLFDNMEPDMLRKAVALVAGRVPTEASGGINLDTIAAKAATGVDYVSVGRLTQSAPAADIGLDFTPL
- the rpmB gene encoding 50S ribosomal protein L28, whose amino-acid sequence is MSRICELTGKGRQIGHNVSHANNKTKRVFLPNLQNVTLMSEKLDRSFKFRVSTQGLRSVEHNGGLDNWLLKTSDTKLSPRALKVKRELVKANAA
- a CDS encoding ribonuclease T, with the protein product MTAARRFPATLGLASALALLPAPAVAQAWQCRVPPSVNVPRLPRADGPRISTPVTGYVLALSWSPEFCHGRGNGSDSRLQCSGRIGRFGFILHGLWPEGRGRDPQWCAAAQGLTERTVRENLCVTPSPRLMAHEWAKHGACMARTPAGYLKAGRVLFHSMHFPDMARLSRKDGLSAGMVRAALVKETPFLSTDMIRLQVNARGWLEEVQVCYGRDFMPARCPGGTGPRDSQPVKIWRSFS
- the msrB gene encoding peptide-methionine (R)-S-oxide reductase MsrB, which gives rise to MNNQPLATRRRILGLLGAGSAMALATGCGSRAEARGKFPVNHTKAEWRKLLTPAQYHILREAGTEQPFTSPLLNEHRKGTFVCAADGNPLYKSSTKYDSGTGWPSFWAPIRGAVGTSRDFSLGYPRTEVHCMKCGGHLGHVFDDGPPPTHKRYCMNGLAMKFVAG
- a CDS encoding nucleoside deaminase, yielding MSRWPLPEPMAMALEQAREGAAHGEVPIGAVVVKDGKVIAAAHNAPRETHDPTAHAEVLAIRAAAQALGDERLTGCDLWVTLEPCAMCAGAIVHARISRLYYAAPDEKGGAVEHGSRVFEHPGCLHRPEVYSGMGEAEAADLLRTFFRERR